One window of Camelina sativa cultivar DH55 chromosome 4, Cs, whole genome shotgun sequence genomic DNA carries:
- the LOC104779789 gene encoding homocysteine S-methyltransferase 1: MGLEKKSALLEDLIKQCGGCAVVDGGFATQLEIHGAAINDPLWSAVSLIKNPELIKRVHMEYLEAGADIVVTSSYQATIPGFVSRGLSTEESESLLQKSVELAVEARDKFWDKVSKITGHSYNRALVAASIGSYGAYLADGSEYSGNYGENVNLDKLKDFHRRRLQVLVEAGPDLLAFETIPNKLEAQACVELLEEENVEIPAWICFTSVDGEKAPSGESFEECLEPLNKSNNIYAVGINCAPPQFVESLISKFAKLTNKAIVVYPNSGEVWDGKAKQWLPSQCFGDDEFEMFATKWRDLGAKLIGGCCRTTPSTIKAISRDLKRR; the protein is encoded by the exons atgggtTTGGAGAAAAAATCTGCATTGTTGGAAGATTTGATTAAGCAATGCGGTGGTTGTGCGGTGGTCGACGGTGGTTTCGCTACCCAGCTTGAGATTCACGGCGCCGCTATTAATGACCCTTTGTGGAGTGCTGTTTCTCTCATCAAGAATCCTGAACTCATCAAAAGG gTTCACATGGAATACTTGGAAGCTGGTGCAGACATTGTGGTTACTTCATCTTATCAG gctACTATCCCGGGGTTTGTTTCGAGAGGTTTATCGACGGAAGAGAGCGAGTCTTTGCTACAAAAGAGCGTAGAATTAGCTGTCGAAGCTCGTGATAAATTCTGGGACAAAGTGAGCAAAATTACAGGACATAGCTACAACAGAGCTCTTGTTGCTGCTTCTATTGGAAGCTATGGAGCTTATCTTGCTGATGGCTCTGAGTACAG TGGAAACTATGGTGAGAATGTGAATTTGGATAAACTAAAAGACTTCCATAGGAGAAGACTTCAAGTTTTAGTGGAAGCTGGTCCTGATCTTCTTGCCTTTGAAACCATACCGAATAAACTCGAGGCTCAG GCGTGCGTTGAGCTTCTGGAGGAAGAGAATGTGGAAATCCCAGCATGGATCTGCTTCACATCTGTAGATGGTGAGAAAGCTCCATCAGGTGAGAGCTTTGAGGAATGCCTCGAACCTCTTAACAAAAGCAACAATATCTATGCTGTTGGCATTAACTGTGCGCCTCCTCAATTCGTCGAAAGTCTTATTTCCAAATTCGCCAAG CTGACCAACAAGGCTATCGTTGTCTACCCGAATAGTGGAGAGGTTTGGGATGGAAAAGCCAAACAATGGCTG CCATCACAATGCTTTGGTGATGATGAATTTGAGATGTTTGCAACGAAATGGCGTGACCTTGGAGCTAAACTCATAGGAGGGTGTTGCAGGACTACACCTTCCACCATTAAAGCTATCTCCAGAGATTTGaaaagaagatga
- the LOC109132577 gene encoding CLAVATA3/ESR (CLE)-related protein 27-like, with product MTHAREWRSSLTTTLLMVILLSSLLHFFCVYSRVGAIRVSPETPAPVKKHEDLMKKYFGAGKLPPVDSLVGKGISDSKRMVPSCPDPLHN from the coding sequence ATGACTCATGCTCGAGAATGGAGAAGCTCCTTGACTACTACTCTACTAATGGTGATCTTGCTTTCTTCTCTACTCCATTTCTTCTGTGTATATTCACGGGTAGGGGCAATTCGGGTATCTCCAGAAACTCCGGCTCCGGTTAAGAAACATGAAGATCTAATGAAGAAGTACTTCGGCGCCGGAAAACTTCCTCCGGTGGATTCTTTGGTCGGAAAAGGGATCAGTGACAGTAAAAGAATGGTACCAAGTTGTCCGGATCCTCTGCATAACTAG
- the LOC104783515 gene encoding protein NIM1-INTERACTING 2-like encodes MSSVMMKDERRRVEEEEDNGKSEVVRTVTEEEVDEFFKILRRVHVAARTAAKVNGGDDYDDERGLLPSKKRKRSQSSNGVRDRINRVGSLGLDLDLNCKPEPDGVNLPCSPSTLRPIIKF; translated from the coding sequence atgagttcgGTGATGATGAAAGATGAACGGAGgcgagtagaagaagaagaagataacggCAAATCTGAAGTCGTAAGGACGGTGACGGAGGAAGAGGTTGATGAGTTTTTCAAGATATTACGGAGAGTACACGTGGCGGCACGAACGGCTGCGAAAGTTAACGGCggtgatgattatgatgatgagcGAGGGTTACTACCGTCTAAGAAGAGGAAACGGAGTCAGAGTAGTAACGGCGTTCGTGATCGGATCAATCGGGTCGGGTCACTGGGTTTGGATTTGGATCTGAACTGTAAACCGGAACCAGACGGCGTTAATTTGCCTTGTAGTCCTTCTACTTTACGtccaataattaaattttaa
- the LOC104779788 gene encoding ethylene-responsive transcription factor ERF119-like, protein MAERKKRSSVPTNKPYKKPMKKKSLQLNHLPGLSEDLKTMRKIRFVVNDPYATDYSSSEEDERAQRRKRYVCEIDLPFAQAAATQAESQNSFCQESTNNNNNGVAKTKTKTSACSKKVLSSKPTSVSKPVGVRQRKWGKWAAEIRHPITKTRTWLGTYETLEQAASAYAAKKLEFDALAAATSAASSNNVSENALSDSNMSGSLISATGSNVEAVSSNNLDKKLLDSTIDPEAGESKKASFGFDFADLQIPEMGCFIDESLIPDACELDFFLTEENNQLLDDYCGIDDLDIIGLECDGPSELPDYDFSDVDIDLGLLGTTIDKFTFVDHIATTTSTPLNIACP, encoded by the coding sequence ATGGCTGAACGAAAGAAACGCTCTTCTGTTCCAACCAATAAACCCTACAAAAAACccatgaagaagaagtcttTGCAGCTAAATCACCTCCCTGGTTTATCTGAAGATTTGAAGACGATGAGAAAAATACGTTTCGTTGTGAACGATCCTTACGCTACTGACTACTCATCAAGCGAAGAAGACGAAAGAGCTCAGAGAAGGAAACGTTACGTCTGTGAGATTGACCTTCCTTTCGCTCAAGCCGCTGCTACTCAAGCTGAATCTCAAAACTCGTTTTGTCAGGAGagtactaataataataataatggtgtcgccaaaaccaaaaccaaaacctcagCTTGTAGCAAAAAGGTTTTAAGCAGCAAACCCACTAGTGTCTCGAAGCCTGTTGGTGTTAGGCAGAGGAAATGGGGTAAATGGGCTGCTGAGATTAGACATCCAATCACCAAAACAAGAACTTGGTTGGGTACTTACGAGACGCTTGAACAAGCAGCCAGTGCTTATGCTGCTAAGAAGCTAGAGTTTGATGCTTTGGCTGCAGCCACTTCTGCTGCTTCCTCTAATAATGTGTCTGAGAATGCTCTGTCGGATTCGAATATGTCTGGTTCTCTGATCTCAGCCACAGGGTCTAATGTTGAAGCTGTGTCAAGCAATAATCTTGACAAGAAGCTACTTGATTCGACCATCGATCCAGAAGCTGGTGAATCGAAGAAAGcgagttttggttttgatttcgCGGATCTGCAGATTCCTGAAATGGGTTGCTTCATTGATGAGTCATTGATCCCAGATGCGTGTGAGCTTGATTTCTTCTTGACAGAAGAGAACAACCAACTGTTGGATGATTACTGCGGGATAGATGATCTGGACATCATTGGTCTTGAGTGTGATGGTCCAAGCGAGCTTCCAGACTATGATTTCTCAGACGTGGACATCGATCTTGGTCTTCTTGGTACCACCATTGACAAGTTTACCTTCGTTGATCACATTGCAACAACTACCTCCACCCCTCTTAATATCGCGTGCCCATAA